The region GCCGCTGGAATCCGCTTCATCGCCCCCGCCTTATTGCTCGTGGAGGTCGCGGCAGCCATCTCGCGTCCCACGGGCAATCCTGCTCTGGCGCGCCGGGCAGTGGGTACGCTGCAATCCCTGGCCGATTTGCGTCTGGTGGAAATGGACCGGAGGCTCGTGCAGACGGCCACACAGGTCGCCACGGACCTGGGCGTGCGCGGCGCGGACGCCTTCTACATCGCCGTCGCCCGGCAGTTGAACCTCCCTCTGGCAACCCTGGACGTGGACCAGCGC is a window of Gammaproteobacteria bacterium DNA encoding:
- a CDS encoding PIN domain-containing protein, with protein sequence MSGYIVVDASLWVARLVANDVFHTRSRAWMEAQRAAGIRFIAPALLLVEVAAAISRPTGNPALARRAVGTLQSLADLRLVEMDRRLVQTATQVATDLGVRGADAFYIAVARQLNLPLATLDVDQR